In Microbulbifer sp. GL-2, the following are encoded in one genomic region:
- a CDS encoding glycine zipper family protein, with protein MKTGITVTAGLGMALLFGCAAQPEQVPGAGGIVIDTWGVNMNQYQMDLSECKGIAYSTYSDQGRRGLAAAAGGAVVGGALGAIVGDSSRAAAAGAGAGALVGGLSGAGSAGAEANQIIKNCLRGRGYRVLN; from the coding sequence ATTAGGCATGGCGCTTTTGTTCGGCTGTGCCGCTCAGCCGGAGCAGGTGCCCGGTGCTGGAGGAATCGTGATCGACACCTGGGGTGTCAACATGAATCAATATCAGATGGATCTCTCAGAGTGTAAGGGTATTGCCTATTCCACCTATAGCGATCAGGGACGCCGTGGCTTGGCCGCTGCTGCGGGTGGTGCGGTGGTAGGAGGGGCACTCGGGGCAATAGTGGGTGATAGTAGTCGGGCTGCGGCTGCAGGCGCAGGTGCCGGTGCGCTGGTGGGTGGGCTCTCTGGTGCTGGTAGCGCCGGGGCTGAGGCAAACCAGATTATCAAGAATTGCCTGCGCGGTCGCGGTTATCGTGTACTGAACTGA